The following is a genomic window from Caldisalinibacter kiritimatiensis.
TTTTAATCCTGTTTATAAGACTATTAGTTAGTTTTACACCTTTTTTTAATAATACTCTATCATTATTATCAAATAAAGTTTTTGCTAAATAACTTTCTTCCTTGACAGCACTAATCGGAACAAATCTCATCCTATCTACTCCTTATACTTAAAATAGACTTAAGACATTATGAATAATCAATTAATATTATAACATAGTGCAGAAAGTGAAAGAAGAAAGTTAATTATATATTAAAATTATACCTTTCTAGTGTTATTTTTCACGAAAGGTCTTAATAAATAGCTAACTAATTTTAAAGGGTCATAATGCTTGCTACTAAATAGTTTATTGCCAATAGGACCATTGAGTTTCTTTACAATCTTATCTAGTTTAGAATTATCTAATTGTTCTAAATATCTGCGTAAAACTAAAGAGTTATTATAATTTTTTTGTAAGGGTTTAGTGAGTTTTTCATAATCACCTATGCCACATAAGTCATATGCTGCATATATACCAGTAAGTATAGACACATATTGTCCGAATCCTAAGAAAGGCAATATTGCTCCAAAACAGTTACCTACAAAGAAAGTATTACCTATTCTAGGATATTTGCATAGACCTATTATATATCTTGTTACTTCGAAGTTATCTCTTATTTTTAGATTTTGTCCTAAGTCAGTACATACCTTGTTATAGAATCTATCCCAGAGGGTATTTAAATCTTTTTTACGATTTTCAGGATAATCGGGATATGCTAACACAATATTTGCTTCTTGATGACTGTATGGGAGAAGATATCCATATCCCTTTGGACATAATCTATTATCTAGCCAAGCAGCAGTAGTATGAGGGTCAAATTTACCTACTACTGTAGCTCCCTTTAGTGTTACAGTTAAATCTTCTTGAAAGTCTTGGACTTTAGCAGTATATGCTGCATCACCTGTAGCTATTATTACATGGGTAAATTCTCTTTGCAATTGTTCATAAGTATATTTTGAATTGAATATTATCTTACTTTTTATTTGTTTAGCCATTTGTTTTTCAAATGCATCTTTATGTCTACCTCTTGCATTTGTAAATCCTAATTTACCAGTTATTTTGGCTTGTTCATTTTCTGAATGTACTATTAATTTAGATACATTACTGACGGGATGCAAGTAAATTCCATGCTTTTCAGAAAAATATGCTAAAGAGTCAGTTACTGGTCTATTAATAATGGAAAGCATTAATTCATTATATATAAACCTATCCCCAACTTCATTTCTTTTTTCAAATATAGTAGGATATATTCTATTCTGTTCCAAAGTTATAGCACATGCAAGCCCTGATAGTCCGGCTCCCATTATAGCAACCTTCACATAAATCACCCTTTATTGTTTTTTATTTAGAAACTATTGTTAATATTTCACAATTATATTTAGGCATATACGCTTTTTCTAGATTACCATAAAACGAATGGCGAAAAGCGAACAGCGAAAAGCTAAAATTATGTTTTTTATACGTTTTCACTTACGTTATTTACTACGTCTTTTTTTACTTAATTTTGTACCTATTTTCACGCATCATTATTAGTATGTAGAAAATTAAAAGATATACACATAAAATTATAAGTTTATAGTATCGATATTATAGTTGTTTACATATATTGTAGTAGCAAAAAGAAGCTAATATAATTTTGGAGGGTGTTGATATTAATGTATAACTACTATGGATATTGCCCATATTCTAGTTATCCTAGTATGCAAATGGGTTCTTTTATAAGAATACTTCATGCTTCACCTGATGCACCAGCGGTTGATGTGTATATTAATAATAATCTTGTAGCATCAAATCTTAAATATAGACAATTTACAGAGTATCTACAAGTTCCACCAGGTAGGTATAATGTAAAAGTATTTGCTGCAGGACAAAGAACTAATCCTGTAATAGATACAGAAGTGAATGTTACACCTATGTCTATAGCAACAGTAGCAGCAGTTGGAAGATTAGAGAATATTAAGCTACTTCCTATTCCCGAACCACGTATGCCTATACCACCAGGTAAGCTATATATAAGATTTGGACACTTGTCCCCAAATGCACCTAGAGTAGACGTGAGATTACCAAATGGTCAGACATTATTCAGAAATGTGGGGTTTGAAGAAGTAACAGATTATATTCCAGTTGACCCAGGAACTTATACACTAGAGGTATTCTTAGCAGGCACAGATGAGAGAGTACTTTATGTACCAAATGTAAACCTACAACCTAATAGGTTCTACACAGTATATGCAGTAGGCTTAGCTGGACAAAGACCACCATTACAAGTATTAATACCACTTGATGGAAACTCATATCTGTAATGTGAGTATTTAGAGGCTCGATATCAGAGCCTCTTTTATTACGTCTATTTCCAAACAATTACATTGAAATATTTAACATAACTGTGTTAGAATATAGGCAAATAGATGTAGGAGGATTTGAGATGACAGGAGAAAATACAAAAAATAAAGTAATGCGTTATATAAAAACTGTTCTTATCATTGATATAATAGTGATGGCAATTGCAGGTATAATATGTTGGGGAAAAGGATGTACAACTTATGTAGGTTATAGCAATGCATTAATGTACGCTGGAGCAATATTTTTAGTAATAGGTCTTTTTAGTACTGTAGGAAATTTTTTTACTAGGGGAAATTTCAGATATCAGTACACTTCAACTACAGGAGTAAATCAATCACATGAAAGAGCAAAAGATGAGTTTAAATTAATGCTATATAGTCACAATTTTTTCTTTTTAGTTATATTAGTAGGAGTGAGTTTGTTTTTATTAAGTTATTTAATAGTAAAGTTATTTGCCCCTAGCATTTAACAGTGAAAAAATTTTTTGATAATTTATAAAAAAGTACTTGTATTATAGAAATAATTATTTTATAATTAGTTATGACAACGTTGTCAAAAAGAGAGGAGCATAACATGAAAAAAGTTACAATGACTGACATAGCTAAAATAGCAGGAGTATCAATAAAAACAGTATCTAGAGTTATAAACAACAGTAATGCAGTTAAAGAAGAAACTAGAGAAAAGGTTTTAAAGGTTATAAAAGAGCAAGGATATC
Proteins encoded in this region:
- a CDS encoding FAD-dependent oxidoreductase, giving the protein MKVAIMGAGLSGLACAITLEQNRIYPTIFEKRNEVGDRFIYNELMLSIINRPVTDSLAYFSEKHGIYLHPVSNVSKLIVHSENEQAKITGKLGFTNARGRHKDAFEKQMAKQIKSKIIFNSKYTYEQLQREFTHVIIATGDAAYTAKVQDFQEDLTVTLKGATVVGKFDPHTTAAWLDNRLCPKGYGYLLPYSHQEANIVLAYPDYPENRKKDLNTLWDRFYNKVCTDLGQNLKIRDNFEVTRYIIGLCKYPRIGNTFFVGNCFGAILPFLGFGQYVSILTGIYAAYDLCGIGDYEKLTKPLQKNYNNSLVLRRYLEQLDNSKLDKIVKKLNGPIGNKLFSSKHYDPLKLVSYLLRPFVKNNTRKV
- a CDS encoding DUF4397 domain-containing protein, producing the protein MYNYYGYCPYSSYPSMQMGSFIRILHASPDAPAVDVYINNNLVASNLKYRQFTEYLQVPPGRYNVKVFAAGQRTNPVIDTEVNVTPMSIATVAAVGRLENIKLLPIPEPRMPIPPGKLYIRFGHLSPNAPRVDVRLPNGQTLFRNVGFEEVTDYIPVDPGTYTLEVFLAGTDERVLYVPNVNLQPNRFYTVYAVGLAGQRPPLQVLIPLDGNSYL